A region of uncultured Carboxylicivirga sp. DNA encodes the following proteins:
- a CDS encoding Crp/Fnr family transcriptional regulator codes for MKDLQKYITTYFGITEDDMQKVAALFKETELKKGDYFLKIGQYCDKLSFVQSGYVRIYSTFNNKEVTQWISTKGYFITELNSFIFKQRARYNMQALTDCKLFTIEKDNYNLLNKILPNWPVMEKQFIAGCFITLEDRVFNHLSLTAEERYEQFFQQNKELFNQVPLQYIASMLGMSAETFSRIRNKKSS; via the coding sequence ATGAAAGACTTACAAAAATACATTACTACCTATTTTGGCATTACTGAAGATGATATGCAAAAAGTAGCAGCCCTTTTTAAAGAAACTGAACTTAAAAAGGGCGATTACTTTTTAAAAATTGGGCAATATTGTGATAAACTAAGTTTTGTTCAAAGTGGATATGTAAGGATATATTCGACCTTTAATAATAAGGAAGTTACACAATGGATCTCTACGAAGGGTTATTTTATCACTGAGTTAAACAGTTTTATATTTAAGCAAAGAGCCAGGTATAATATGCAGGCTTTGACAGACTGTAAGTTATTCACCATAGAAAAAGATAATTATAATCTTCTTAACAAGATTCTTCCTAATTGGCCTGTAATGGAAAAGCAATTTATTGCAGGATGTTTTATTACACTGGAAGATCGTGTTTTTAATCACCTTTCATTGACAGCTGAAGAAAGATATGAGCAATTTTTTCAGCAGAACAAAGAGTTATTTAATCAGGTACCCCTTCAATATATTGCATCAATGTTAGGTATGTCAGCTGAAACTTTTAGCAGAATACGAAATAAAAAGAGTTCTTGA
- a CDS encoding SRPBCC domain-containing protein produces the protein MAKYIKTSVQINASTELIWQILTDFDRYPEWNPFIKSLSGKVETGNRITVKLNNMIFKPTVLKYDKNSEFKWLGHLGLKGLFDGEHKFHLKTNTNGTTTLEQSERFTGLLIHLFPKKMYEDTKQSFIQMNHELKLRAEQSKAKI, from the coding sequence ATGGCAAAGTATATTAAAACATCTGTACAAATCAATGCAAGCACCGAATTGATCTGGCAAATCCTAACCGACTTTGATCGTTATCCTGAATGGAATCCATTTATCAAATCTCTTTCGGGAAAAGTTGAAACCGGCAACCGAATAACAGTTAAGCTGAATAACATGATCTTTAAACCTACTGTTTTAAAGTATGATAAGAATAGTGAATTTAAATGGTTGGGGCATCTTGGCTTAAAAGGATTATTTGATGGAGAACATAAATTTCATCTAAAAACCAACACAAATGGAACTACTACTTTGGAACAATCTGAAAGGTTTACTGGTCTTTTAATACACCTTTTCCCAAAGAAAATGTATGAAGACACAAAACAAAGCTTTATTCAAATGAACCATGAACTTAAATTGCGCGCAGAACAATCAAAAGCAAAAATTTAA
- a CDS encoding mechanosensitive ion channel family protein produces METFESYLNENIGLSDASLNKIIVSVITILILWLLRLIILQIVWRQNKNIKIRYQWKRALSIIIPLLGFVLIAGIWMHAFKQFGAFLGLFSAGLAISLKDPLTNLAAWFFITFRKPFVVGDRIQIGQHAGDVIDIRLFQFTILEIGNWVDADQSTGRIIHIPNGKVLLESQANYSTAFEYIWNEIPVLLTFESDWKKAKNILLEIISQHAEHISKGAEKDIFEASKNYMIYYKNLTPIIYTKVKDSGVELTIRYLCNPRRRRGSEDEIWQDILQQFKQHSDIDFAYPTTRFYKSGENI; encoded by the coding sequence ATGGAAACATTTGAAAGTTATTTAAACGAGAATATCGGACTTAGCGATGCAAGTCTGAATAAAATAATAGTATCTGTAATAACCATACTAATTTTATGGCTACTTCGCTTAATTATTCTTCAAATAGTGTGGCGGCAAAATAAAAACATTAAGATTCGCTACCAGTGGAAAAGAGCTTTATCTATCATCATTCCTCTGTTAGGTTTTGTTTTAATAGCCGGTATATGGATGCATGCTTTCAAACAGTTTGGCGCTTTTCTGGGATTATTTTCTGCTGGTCTGGCTATTTCTTTAAAAGATCCTTTAACTAACCTTGCAGCCTGGTTCTTTATTACTTTTCGCAAACCTTTTGTTGTTGGAGACAGAATTCAGATCGGACAACATGCCGGTGATGTAATTGATATTCGACTTTTTCAATTTACCATACTTGAAATTGGTAATTGGGTTGATGCCGACCAAAGTACAGGTAGAATAATACATATCCCAAACGGCAAAGTACTGTTGGAATCGCAAGCTAATTACAGTACAGCTTTTGAATACATCTGGAATGAAATTCCCGTTCTGCTAACATTTGAAAGTGATTGGAAGAAAGCAAAAAATATTCTTCTGGAAATTATTAGCCAACATGCTGAACATATTAGCAAAGGGGCTGAAAAAGATATTTTCGAAGCAAGTAAAAACTATATGATTTATTATAAAAATCTCACACCTATTATTTATACAAAAGTAAAAGATTCGGGTGTAGAGCTCACCATTCGTTATTTATGCAATCCAAGGCGTCGGAGAGGCTCTGAAGATGAGATCTGGCAAGACATACTCCAACAGTTTAAACAACATTCTGATATTGACTTTGCTTATCCCACAACAAGATTTTATAAATCAGGCGAAAATATTTGA